The Terriglobus roseus sequence AAGCGTTCCGTCATCCTCCGCCGACTGTCTCGAGGACACATCCAAAGCAGCCAAGCGGATCGTTCCTTCGTCGAACCGGAAGGCATCGACCAGGCGATCCAGTTGACCGTTCAGCGATGCACCGGGCGCTCCCAGGCTCTCAAGCCACAGGTGCTTGCGGTCCTCCGGACCCGGCTGCGCCATGCGGACCGGCAGGCCCTCAACGTGCTCCATCGCACTACCTGCCTCCGCAAGCACTGCGAGTGGGACCTGCACGGAGCGGACCCATGCAACGGCTGCGGCAGTCACCTCTGCACTGTCGGCTGCAGAGGTTTCCAGCAGCAGCGCTGCACCGGTCAGTACCGCTTCGCGAGTCCAATGACGAGCGGCAATCTCGCGCTCTATCGTGGCCGTGGGCAGGTCCGCCGCGCGAAGCTGGAATGGCAGGAGGTCCGTTTCACCACAAGCCTCACCGAAGATCCGCCTTGCCGCGGAAGGATCACTTCCCAACAGCACCACCGGCTTCGCCGGACGTCGTGAGTCTCTCTGCCAGTGAGCGGCGATTCTCCGGGCGTCTTCCCCCAAGCCATTGAACTCTGCCGCAGCAAGCGGACGCACCAGCCATTCCAGCACTGCATCCAGCGACGGCACACCCAGCAAGTATTGGAGGATGCGCTCATCGAGTTTCAAGGGTGCCTGTAGCAAGCTTTGCGATGGTCCTTCTTCCACTAAACGCCAGTACCGCAGCGGATGCAGCCGGCTCAATGCGCTCCAGTGCGCACCATCGATCTGAGTCATGGCCATTGCAAACGTGGGCCATGATGCCCGATCGTCACCATTCGCGATCGCACACGCCTGCAGGAACCTTGTCTCGAGCGCAGCTCCTGTACAGAGCAGCAACAGGTCACGCTCAAAGTCACTCAGGCCAAATTGCGTGACCACGCGATCCAGCGGACGCCGGCTGACACTCGACGGAGTTCCCTCGGTGGCGACAGCTTCCGGCTGCTCGCCACCGACCATCGCGTAGACGCGATCCAGTTCGTCAGCAAGCGTCATCGTCTGTAGCGACTCACTCATGCCGTCACCTTCAACTGCGGGAAGAACTGTCCAAGCGTG is a genomic window containing:
- a CDS encoding ATP-binding protein, producing MSESLQTMTLADELDRVYAMVGGEQPEAVATEGTPSSVSRRPLDRVVTQFGLSDFERDLLLLCTGAALETRFLQACAIANGDDRASWPTFAMAMTQIDGAHWSALSRLHPLRYWRLVEEGPSQSLLQAPLKLDERILQYLLGVPSLDAVLEWLVRPLAAAEFNGLGEDARRIAAHWQRDSRRPAKPVVLLGSDPSAARRIFGEACGETDLLPFQLRAADLPTATIEREIAARHWTREAVLTGAALLLETSAADSAEVTAAAVAWVRSVQVPLAVLAEAGSAMEHVEGLPVRMAQPGPEDRKHLWLESLGAPGASLNGQLDRLVDAFRFDEGTIRLAALDVSSRQSAEDDGTLADALLQSCRDHARRPLEGLAQRIDPRARWEDMELPESQKETLRELMMHVRHRRRVNQDWGFSSRYARGTGLTALFAGPSGTGKTMAAEILAGELGLDLYQIDLAAIVSKYIGETEKNLKRVFDAAEQSGALLLFDEADALFGKRSEVKDSHDRYANLEVSYLLQRMESYSGIAILTTNMQRALDPAFLRRIRFIVQFPFPDEASRRQMWSRVFPSATPTEGLKPEQLAHLHVSGAVIRNIAMHAAYMAANDELPVRMSHIAAGVRTEYTKMDKILTPSETGGWI